One Mugil cephalus isolate CIBA_MC_2020 chromosome 12, CIBA_Mcephalus_1.1, whole genome shotgun sequence DNA segment encodes these proteins:
- the si:ch211-67e16.11 gene encoding uncharacterized protein si:ch211-67e16.11, translating to MELPFLSILLLLLLRARLGGGGVVAPLGGGGVVAPLGGGGVVAPLGGGVVAPLGGGVVAPLGGGVVAPLGGGVVAPGRLELWVRSGLQSLQWDQLERCLRTSSLSEAECRRQAEPAPSAVAVYLGEPPPAAGKVMAILPDSSGVMVRSKPRGGFRGGGGGPGSGVHDAVLVLDPSPGENFGHPVVLFYVDVNVTKRRCSHLDGIYLGEECLTWALKGRCQNQLKRRQTGPERLMGNGRVSSTIGGLCEVHFLPLVVAVGDSNRTQRLRCVDHAEFARCPQLLPFTSPSLPVSSCELNKNTRRCHHQPLATHMSCRLYQTCDHAVLISGGWRQQITFQRHVQNLQRFYKMLRNNGFHKDHIKTFFATSGQLPGDVEGVYSATEKEVIRNHVSYICRKQHCADSLVLFLNSPTRSDGAMLLWDANLNGIADLKERYSVNELLADLAGCRATRVLVFVDQSYSGVLAKRLRGSQKHLNVVLVQSPSRQNQNQRLSPGQEEGGWEVIGPETCLLDHLKVAGSPLFPLNVTLAGAPCNATPPLTVGEIQREYQGCQNLPTALWHLKRT from the exons ATGGAgcttcctttcctctccatcctcctcctcctcctcctcagggcccggttgggaggaggaggtgtcgtGGCCCCgttgggaggaggaggcgtcgTGGCCCCgttgggaggaggaggtgtcgtGGCCCCGTTGGGAGGAGGCGTCGTGGCCCCGTTGGGAGGAGGCGTGGTGGCCCCATTGGGAGGAGGCGTGGTGGCCCCGTTGGGAGGAGGCGTGGTGGCCCCGGGTCGTCTGGAGCTCTGGGTCCGGTCTGGTCTCCAGTCTCTGCAGTGGGACCAGCTGGAGCGTTGTCTGCGGACGTCCTCGCTGTCCGAGGCCGAGTGTCGACGTCAGGCTGAACCGGCTCCATCGGCCGTGGCCGTGTACCTGGGAGAACCTCCCCCTGCAGCAG GTAAAGTCATGGCCATCCTGCCGGACTCCTCAGGTGTGATGGTGAGGTCGAAGCCACGTGGAGgtttcagaggaggaggtgggggtccTGGTTCAGGGGTCCACGACGCCGTGCTGGTTCTGGATCCAAGTCCTGGAGAGAACTTTGGCCACCCAGTGGTCCTCTTCTACGTGGACGTGAATGTGACCAAGAGGAGGTGCTCCCACCTGGACGGAATTTACCTGG GTGAGGAGTGTTTGACTTGGGCTCTGAAGGGTCGATGTCAGAACCAACTGAAGCGTCGTCAAACCGGGCCAGAGAGGCTCATGGGTAACGGACGTGTGAGCAGCACCATTGGAGGCCTCTGCGAGGTCCACTTCCTCCCCCTAGTGGTCGCAGTCGGAGACAGCAACCGCACCCAGAGACTGCGATGCGTCG ACCACGCAGAGTTCGCCCGGTGTCCTCAGCTGTTACCCTTCACGTCTCCAAGTCTTCCCGTCTCCAGCTGTGAgctgaataaaaacaccagACGCTGCCACCACCAGCCTCTCGCCACTCACATGTCCTGTCGCCTCTACCAGACCTGCGACCACGCCGTCCTCATCTCAG GAGGGTGGAGGCAGCAGATCACGTTTCAACGCCACGTCCAGAATCTCCAGAGGTTTTATAAGATGCTTCGGAACAACGGCTTCCACAAAGATCACATCAAGACCTTCTTTGCCACCAGCGGACAACTTCCTG GTGACGTGGAGGGCGTCTACTCGGCCACGGAGAAGGAGGTGATTCGTAACCACGTTTCATACATCTGCAGGAAGCAGCACTGTGCAGACTCGCTGGTTCTGTTCCTCAACTCGCCGACTCGTAGCGACGGCGCCATGTTACTGTGGGACGCTAACCTGAACGGCATC GCCGACCTGAAGGAGCGATACTCCGTCAACGAGCTGCTAGCCGACCTAGCCGGTTGCCGGGCTACACGAGTCCTGGTGTTCGTGGACCAGAGCTACAGCGGCGTCCTGGCCAAGAGGCTACGAGGGTCCCAGAAACACCTTAACGTAGTCCTGGTCCAGAGCCCGTCACggcagaaccagaaccagaggtTGAGCCCAGGCCAGGAAGAGGGAGGATGGGAGGTCATTGGGCCGGAGACCTGCCTCCTGGACCACCTGAAG GTCGCTGGTTCCCCCCTCTTCCCTCTGAACGTGACTCTGGCGGGGGCGCCCTGCAACGCCACCCCACCACTGACGGTTGGAGAGATACAGCGAGAGTACCAGGGCTGCCAGAACCTGCCCACGGCTCTCTGGCACCTGAAACGCACCTGA
- the ttll4 gene encoding tubulin polyglutamylase TTLL4 — MPTNQSSPWVGPKLQACSEAENHAPTTAPIAAMATKVPLSLDQSRRQDRAKPPSSSSSSSAASTSGWERGDAKKTRSRPPPVPETPAQQPNGKGAGPGDHRGRGYDVSLMCQDLFIRGRTSLQQPEPADSSSSTSSSSSSSSSSAPHLCLSVLHHQEAALGKDVSSQRIQNGRPASPSNQDALGTHTGGTTFPSSLSASQASTEPTGVAPSDVASVTSQISSFHLPRQEQPTTSSSSSASSSTSSLTEEVSGVQGGAVQVDVAEEELPDELEASCSDDDASDCSSIIGSSSSSSIVLLSSVEEPMSVDPGEPGEPGEERPALVPSLFPLVPPTLYFSTANEKVELLPTEQKRHLKWKMSAVTPNVVKLIVARSHFKTTKKNHDWLGCWGHHMKSPGFKTLGEHQKLNHFPGTFQIGRKDRLWRNLSKMKARFGKQEFSFFPRTFILPQDIKHLRKAWEDSGSRQKWIIKPPASARGTGIQVIHKWSQMPRKRPLLVQKYLHKPYLIGGNKFDLRIYVYVTSYEPLRIYIFSDGLVRFASCKYSSSMKTLGNKFMHLTNYSVNKKNSEYQANSDDKACQGHKWALKALWQHLGSKGVNTSLIWEKIKDIVIKTVIASEPYVNSLLKMNVRTPYSCHELFGFDIMLDENLKPWILEVNISPSLHSNTALDVSIKGQMIRDLLNLAGFRIPSRDEAFSPCSSASSSTSSLCGGNRERSKPDLSADEKVKRAFYLTQRCTDQDFLSSVLDVLTPEDVRVLAESEDELSRRGEFERIFPSPSSSRYLRFFECPRYLNILMDQWEQKYWNNRTKGISLLTTFCQKGVHLGTSDPAHMWSKCSYVSRFEAHRPDLVSPTRPRSRSRVLVSLHQAGDGDGPESSGSSFGDSS, encoded by the exons ATGCCCACCAACCAGTCCTCCCCGTGGGTGGGGCCAAAGCTGCAGGCATGCTCAGAGGCAGAAAACCACGCCCCCACCACTGCCCCCATCGCCGCCATGGCAACTAAAGTGCCTTTGAGTCTGGACCAGTCCAGGAGACAGGACCGAGCCaaacctccctcctcctcctcctcctcctccgccgcctccaCCTCGGGGTGGGAGAGAGGAGACGCCAAGAAAACCAGGAGCCGACCCCCCCCTGTGCCTGAGACCCCCGCGCAGCAGCCTAATGggaaaggggcggggcctggaGACCACAGGGGGCGGGGCTACGACGTGTCATTAATGTGTCAAGATCTGTTTATTAGAGGAAGAACGAGTCTGCAGCAG CCTGAACCtgcagactcctcctcctccacctcctcctcctcctcctcctcctcctcctcggctccTCACCTGTGCCTTAGTGTCCTCCACCACCAGGAGGCAGCGTTGGGGAAAGACGTCTCCTCCCAGAGGATCCAAAATGGCCGCCCAGCCTCTCCATCCAACCAGGATGCTCTGGGGACACACACAGGAGGAACTACATTTCCCAGCAGCCTCAGTGCCAGTCAGGCCTCCACAG agcCAACAGGAGTTGCTCCCTCAGACGTGGCCTCCGTCACCTCCCAGatctcctccttccacctcccCAGACAGGAGCAACcgaccacctcctcctcctcctctgcctcctcctccacctcctcactgacggaGGAGGTGTCTGGAGTCCAGGGGGGAGCTGTGCAGGTGGATGTGGCGGAGGAGGAGCTTCCTGACGAGCTGGAGGCGTCCTGCAGCGACGACG acgCTTCAGACTGCTCCTCCATCATTGGgagctcctcctcgtcctccatcGTCCTCCTGTCCAG TGTGGAGGAGCCGATGTCTGTGGAtcctggagaacctggagaacctggagaagaACGTCCTGCTCTGGTTCCCAGTTTGTTTCCCCTCGTTCCTCCAACGCTTTACTTCAGCACAGCCAACGAGAAAG TGGAGCTGCTGCCGACGGAACAGAAACGACATTTAAAGTGGAAGATGAGCGCCGTCACTCCCAACGTGGTCAAGCTCATCGTGGCCAGATCCCACTTCAAGACCACCAAGA AAAACCATGACTGGTTGGGCTGCTGGGGACACCACATGAAGTCTCCAGGCTTCAAGACGCTGGGAGAACACCAGAAG tTGAACCACTTCCCGGGAACGTTTCAGATCGGCAGGAAGGACCGACTCTGGAGGAATCTCTCCAAGATGAAAGCCCGCTTCGGCAAACAGGAGTTCAGCTTCTTCCCTCGCACCTTCATCCTTCCTCAGGACATCAAGCACCTCCGTAAGGCCTGGGAGGACAGCGGCTCCCGGCAGAAATGGATCATCAAACCT CCTGCGTCTGCCCGAGGAACCGGGATCCAGGTTATTCACAAGTGGAGCCAGATGCCCCGTAAGAGGCCGCTGCTGGTGCAGAA gtaCCTCCACAAGCCCTACCTCATCGGCGGGAACAAATTCGACCTGCGGATCTACGTCTATGTGACGTCCTACGAGCCGCTGAGAATCTACATCTTCTCTGACGGACTCGTTCGATTCGCCAGCTGCAA GTATTCGTCTTCCATGAAGACTCTGGGCAACAAGTTCATGCACCTGACCAACTACAGCGTCAACAAGAAGAACTCAGAGTACCAGGCGAACAGCGACGACAAGGCCTGTCAGGGACACAAATG GGCTTTGAAGGCCTTGTGGCAGCACCTGGGCTCAAAGGGCGTCAACACATCCTTGATATGGGAGAAGATCAAAGACATCGTCATCAAAACCGTGATTGC GTCGGAGCCGTACGTTAACAGCCTCCTGAAGATGAACGTCCGGACGCCGTACAGCTGCCACGAGCTCTTCGGCTTTGACATCATGCTGGACGAGAACCTGAAGCCCTGGATCCTGGAGGTCAACATATCACCCAG TCTTCATTCCAACACGGCGCTGGACGTCTCCATCAAAGGTCAGATGATCAGAGATCTGCTCAACCTCGCCGGGTTCCGTATTCCCAGCAGAGACGAAGCGTTCAGCCCCTGCAGCAGCGCATCCAGCTCCACCAGCAG ctTGTGTGGAGGCAACAGGGAGAGATCGAAGCCGGATCTGTCCGCCGACGAGAAGGTGAAACGGGCGTTTTACCTCACGCAGCGCTGCACTGACCAG GACTTCCTGTCCTCTGTGCTGGATGTCCTGACTCCTGAGGACGTCCGGGTTCTGGCTGAGAGCGAAGACGAGCTGAGTCGTCGAGGAGAGTTTGAAAGAATTTTCCCGTCGCCGTCGTCGTCCCGCTACCTTCGCTTCTTCGAGTGTCCGAGATACCTCAACATCCTGATGGACCAGTGGGAGCAGAAGTACTGGAACAACCGGACCAAAG GGATCAGTCTGCTGACGACTTTCTGCCAGAAAGGAGTTCATCTGGGAACCAGCGATCCAGCTCACATG TGGTCCAAGTGTAGCTACGTCTCCAGGTTTGAAGCCCACAGACCAGACCTGGTTAGTCCAACCAGacccaggtccagatccag GGTGCTGGTCAGTCTTCACCAGGCCGGCGATGGAGACGGTCCAGAGAGTTCCGGGTCAAGTTTCGGTGACAGCTCCTGA